A genomic region of Enterococcus sp. 12C11_DIV0727 contains the following coding sequences:
- a CDS encoding NAD kinase has protein sequence MKVAIVHNHEYKSSEVTRHLLLLLKKNKIEIDDHQPDLVISVGGDGTLLSAFHRFSHRLDEVSFLGVHTGHLGFYTDWRDYELEELVQSLLVHQEKSISYPLLDVKISFHGNKPDKHFLALNESTIKRANRTMVADVLIKDELFERFRGDGLSVSTPTGSTAYNKSIGGAVLHPSINAFQLAEIASLNNRVFRTLGSPIVIAHTEWLEIKLQESNDYLITVDQLDIYQDDIKSIYYRIADERIHFASYRHMHFWHRVKDAFISED, from the coding sequence ATGAAAGTAGCCATTGTTCATAATCATGAATATAAATCAAGTGAAGTTACCCGCCATTTGCTCTTGCTTCTGAAAAAAAATAAAATTGAAATCGATGATCATCAACCCGATCTTGTGATCTCTGTAGGTGGTGATGGAACGCTATTATCTGCTTTTCACCGTTTTAGTCATCGATTAGATGAAGTCAGTTTTTTAGGTGTTCACACTGGTCATTTAGGGTTCTATACGGACTGGCGGGATTATGAGCTAGAAGAATTAGTTCAAAGTTTGTTAGTTCATCAAGAAAAAAGTATTAGTTATCCCTTGTTAGATGTGAAAATCAGTTTTCATGGAAATAAACCGGATAAACATTTTCTAGCATTAAATGAGTCAACGATCAAGCGAGCCAATCGGACGATGGTTGCGGATGTATTGATCAAGGACGAACTTTTTGAACGCTTCCGTGGTGATGGGTTGTCCGTTTCTACGCCGACAGGTTCAACGGCGTATAACAAGAGTATTGGCGGAGCCGTACTGCATCCAAGTATTAATGCATTTCAATTAGCTGAAATTGCTTCATTGAATAATCGCGTGTTTCGAACATTAGGGTCTCCGATCGTGATAGCTCATACAGAATGGTTGGAAATTAAATTGCAGGAAAGCAATGATTATTTGATTACCGTCGACCAGCTAGATATTTATCAAGATGATATCAAGTCGATTTATTATCGTATTGCGGATGAGC
- a CDS encoding GTP pyrophosphokinase, with protein sequence MEKEWELFLAPYEQAVGEMKVKLRGIRKQFREQNKHTPIEFVTGRVKPVDSILTKAALRNISVDRLEEEMQDIAGLRIMCQFVEDIRQVVAIIRNRKDLKIIQERDYITNKKESGYRSYHLVIEYPVQLITGEKMILAEIQIRTLAMNFWATIEHSLNYKYQGAFPEEMKERLQRAAEAAYQLDEEMSTIREEIQEAQHLFSHGRGKSKANYYQNFNDHKKQLGKE encoded by the coding sequence ATGGAGAAAGAGTGGGAGCTTTTTCTGGCACCTTATGAACAGGCTGTTGGAGAAATGAAAGTTAAACTGCGCGGTATTCGTAAGCAGTTTCGAGAGCAAAATAAACATACACCTATTGAGTTTGTAACAGGCAGAGTGAAACCTGTAGATAGTATTTTAACGAAAGCGGCATTGCGTAATATTTCTGTTGATCGTTTAGAAGAAGAGATGCAGGATATTGCAGGTTTGAGGATCATGTGTCAATTTGTTGAGGACATTCGGCAAGTGGTAGCGATTATTCGTAATCGAAAAGACTTGAAAATCATTCAAGAACGAGATTATATTACCAATAAAAAAGAGAGTGGCTATCGTTCGTATCATTTAGTGATCGAATATCCAGTTCAATTGATTACAGGCGAAAAAATGATTTTAGCTGAAATTCAAATCCGGACATTGGCGATGAACTTTTGGGCTACGATCGAACATTCATTAAATTATAAATATCAAGGTGCTTTTCCAGAAGAGATGAAAGAACGGCTACAGCGTGCGGCTGAAGCTGCCTATCAATTAGATGAAGAAATGTCCACAATCCGTGAAGAAATTCAAGAAGCTCAACATTTATTTTCACATGGACGAGGAAAATCAAAAGCTAACTATTATCAAAATTTCAATGATCATAAAAAGCAGTTAGGGAAAGAATAG
- a CDS encoding CYTH domain-containing protein, translated as MSENLEIEFKTLLSIEEFSRVIDYFQLKEEQFFTQINYYFDSADFQLRKRRIGLRVRVLSDNAEITLKVPEKVGLLEINDALSVKEANAIIESATLPTIGNVYTKLNQLGIDQSDLRLIGSLTTKRAEIKLPQGLLALDESWYNKQHDFELELEVSDATNGKKDFLSLLNTLTIKESPSPNKIQRMMLSSKEKD; from the coding sequence ATGAGTGAAAATTTAGAAATAGAATTTAAGACATTATTATCTATAGAAGAATTTTCACGTGTGATTGACTACTTTCAACTTAAAGAAGAACAATTTTTTACCCAAATCAATTATTATTTTGACTCAGCCGATTTTCAACTTAGAAAAAGGCGGATCGGTCTGAGAGTTCGTGTCCTATCAGATAATGCAGAAATCACTTTAAAAGTTCCTGAAAAAGTCGGTTTGTTGGAAATCAATGATGCGCTTTCTGTTAAAGAAGCAAATGCTATTATTGAATCGGCCACACTTCCAACTATTGGAAATGTTTACACCAAATTGAATCAATTAGGAATTGACCAAAGTGATTTACGTTTAATCGGCAGCTTAACAACTAAACGAGCAGAAATAAAACTTCCCCAAGGTTTACTTGCGCTAGATGAAAGTTGGTATAATAAGCAACATGATTTTGAGCTGGAGTTAGAAGTAAGTGACGCAACCAACGGTAAGAAAGATTTTCTTTCCTTATTGAATACTTTGACTATCAAAGAATCCCCGTCTCCTAACAAAATCCAACGCATGATGCTAAGCTCAAAAGAGAAAGATTAA